The DNA region TATGCGTCACTTCTGATAGCGGGTTGTTTTGATCCATAAACTGTGACAACTGTGAAGAACCAAAGAATTCTTTCACTGCTGCTGAAATTGGCTTCGCATTAATTAAGTCTTGTGGCATAAGCTCGTTTAAATCGCCTAAAGATAGACGTTCACGAACAGCACGCTCAACACGGACTAAACCAACACGGAACTGGTTTTCAGCCATCTCACCGACACTACGAATACGACGGTTGCCTAAGTGGTCAATATCATCGACTTCATCATAACCGTTACGGATTTCAATGATTTTCTTCATAACGCAAACGATGTCATCTTTAGACAACACGCCGCGACCTTCATCTTCAGCAATCTCAAGACGACGGTTGAACTTCATACGACCTACTTTAGATAAGTCATAACGTTCTTCACTGAAGAATAGGTTTTGGAATAAACCTTCAGCAGCATCTTTGGTTGGTGGCTCGCCAGGACGCATCATACGGTAGATTTCAACTAACGCTTCTAAGCGATTAGTTGTTGAATCAATACGTAATGTATCCGCAATATAAGCACCATGATCAAGGTCATTGATAAATAACGTATCAATATCCTTAATACCAGCAAGTGATAACTTAGCTAAATCTTCTAAGGTAATCTCACTGTTTGCTGTCACTAAAACTTCACCGGTATCTTCATCGATGTAGTCTTGAGCAGCATACTTACCAACAATATAATCTACTGGTACTTCAAGCTCAGTAGTGTTGGTTTTTTCAAGTTGCTTAATATGACGCGCCGTAATGCGACGGCCAGCTTCGACTAATAAAGTGCCTTCAGCATCTTTAATGTCATAGCCTGCAGTTTCACCACGTAAACGATCAGGCACAAGTGCCATAACTAACGAATCTTTCTTGATCTTAAATTGAATACGCTCAAAGAATAAATCTAAGATGTCCTGAGTAGAGTATTCAAGTGCACGTAAAATAATCGTTGCCGGTAATTTACGACGACGGTCAATACGTACGAATAAAGCATCTTTAGGATCGAATTCAAAGTCAAGCCATGAACCACGGTAAGGAATAATACGTGCGTTATACAGCACCTTACCAGAAGAGTGGGTTTTACCACGGTCATGATCAAAGAACACACCTGGAGAACGGTGTAACTGAGACACGATTACACGCTCAGTACCGTTAATAACGAAAGTACCGTTATTCGTCATCATAGGTATATCACCCATGTAGACTTCTTGCTCTTTAATGTCTTTAACAGTGCCAGCAGCAGCTTCACGGTCAAACAACACCATGCGTAATTTAACGCGAAGTGGTGCAGAATAAGTTACACCGCGGATCTGACATTCTTTCACATCAAAAACTGGCTCACCTAGCTTGTAGCTGACATATTGCAGCTCAGAGTAGCCAGAAAAGCTCTTGATAGGAAAAACGCTACGGAATGCGGCTTCTAAGCCACGCTCACCCGTAGGGTCTTGATCGGTGAACTTCTTAAAAGAGTCTAACTGGATAGACAATAAATAAGGGATATCCAAAACTTTTGGACGCTTACCAAAGTCTTTGCGAATACGCTTCTTTTCAGAATAGGAGTAAACCATGGGTTTCCTCTGCTTACGAGATGTGACCAAGACTGAAATAATATAATTAAATCAGCACGTTTGCCTATCACCGTTGATGGCAAGAACCTAACCAGTAATCTCTGCTAGGGACTGCTAAAACTGGCGACAAACGGTGAAAAAAAATCGCCTGCGCATAGAGCGCAAAAAAGGCCGACGGTTAAAAAACCGCCAGCCTTCACCCAATTACTTGGGTGATGCAAGCTAAATTACAGCTTACTTAACTTCAACAGAAGCACCTGCAGCTTCTAAATCAGTTTTAAGAGTAGCAGCTTCTTCTTTGCTTACGCCTTCTTTAACAGCGATTGGCGAAGATTCAGCCATAGTCTTAGCTTCTTTCAAGCCAAGACCAGTAGCGCTACGTAGTGCTTTAATCACGGCAACTTTGTTTTCGCCGAATGAAGTAAGTACTACGTCAAATTCTGTTTGCTCTTCAGCAGCAACAGCATCGCCACCGCCAGAAACTACTGCAGCAGCAGCAGAAACGCCGAATTTTTCTTCCATAGCTTCGATTAGTTCAACAACTTCCATTACAGACATTGCTGCGAAAGCTTCTAACATTTGGTCTTTAGTGATAGACATTAGAAATTTTTCCTATTGTTCTGAATTCAATTTTATTAAGCTGCCTGCTTAAAATTAAGCGGCATCTTGTTTTTGATCGCGAAGGGCGGCCAATGTACGAACGAACTTGCCAGCAGATGCTTCTTTCATAGTCATCATCAACTGAGCTAGTGCTTCTTCGTATGTTGGTAGTTTCGCTAAACGATCAATGTCAGCTGCAGGGATAAACATCCCTTCGAAAGCTGCACCTTTAACTTCAAATTTATCTTGTCCCTTAGCGAAGTCTTTTAATAGACGCGCTGCAGCACCTGGGTGCTCGTTAGAGAAAGCAATTAAAGTTGGGCCAGTGAACGTTTCTGCTAGGCACTCAAAAGCTGTACCTTGAACTGCACGACGAGCAAGAGTGTTACGTACTACACGTACAAACACACCATTTTCGCGAGCAGCTTTACGCAGACCGGTCATAGCACCTACAGTTACGCCACGTGAATCGGCAACAACTGCAGAAAGTGCACCTTTGGCAGCTTCGTTGACTTCAGCAACAATTGCCTGTTTGTCTTCGAGTCTTAATGCCATTGGCTTTACTCCTGGATTCTACCTAGGGAATTCCCTAGTATTTACCAAATTAAACACTTATGTGTTTAATTACTTACGGTGCAGATTTTCCAGTAAAAAAATTTAGCTGGGGCCTGACACCGTCTACGCTGGAAATTAAGTTAATCTCGCGATTAACACCTGCGGTCTTGGACGGAAACCGACTCTAATATGTAAAAGTTCGAAAACGATTACATAAAAGCGGCTTCAACCCACAAAGTGCGCGCATTATAGACTAATACGCGCGCTTTGTATATTACTTAGCTTCTTCCAGAGAACTCTGGTCGATAGCAACACCTGCACCCATAGTGGTAGAGATGCTGACTTTCTTAATGTAAATACCTTTTGCAACTGCAGGCTTAGCCTTTTTCAGTGCAGATATCAACGATTCTAAGTTTTCTTTTAACTGTTCAGCAGTGAAAGTTACTTTGCCAATAGTTGTATGAATAATACCATTCTTGTCATTTCTGTAACGAACTTGACCCGCTTTGGCATTTTTAACTGCTTCAGCAACGTTAGGCGTTACTGTACCAGTTTTAGGGTTAGGCATTAAACCACGAGGGCCTAAAATTTGACCTAACATACCAACAACGCGCATAGCATCAGGAGATGCGATAACAACGTCAAAGTTCATTTCACCAGCTTTAACTTGTGCAGCTAAATCTTCCATACCCACAAGTTCAGCGCCAGCAGCTTTAGCAGCTTCAGCGTTTGCACCTTGAGTGAATACAGCAACACGAACGTCACGACCAGTACCATGTGGCAGTACAGTTGCACCACGCACGTTTTGATCTGATTTACGAGGATCGATACCTAGATTAACAGCAACGTCAACACTCTCTACAAATTTAGCTGTCGCTAATTCTTGTAAAAGTGTTACAGCTTCGTTGATGTCATACATTTTTGTTACATCAACTTTTTCGCGGATAACGCGAGCACGCTTAGTTAGCTTTGCCATTATATTAATCCTCTACTACCAAACCCATTGAACGTGCAGTACCTTCAATTGAACGAGTCATCGCTTCAATATCAGCACCAGTCATATCAGCGGCTTTAGTTTCAGCAATTTCCTGAACAGCGCTACGCTTTATTGTTCCTACTTTTTCAGTATTAGGACGTCCAGAACCTGATTTCAGACCTGCTGCTTTAAGCAGTAGGAAAGATGCAGGTGGAGTCTTAGTTTCGAAAGTGAAAGAACGGTCGTTAAATACCGTGATAACAACAGGAATTGGCATGCCTTTTTCGAACTTTTCAGTACGAGCATTGAATGCTTTACAGAATTCCATGATGTTCACACCCTTTTGACCTAAAGCAGGACCAACTGGTGGAGACGGGTTTGCAGCACCGGCTGCTACTTGTAGCTTAATATAAGCTTCAATTTTCTTTGCCATGTCGACATTTCCTCAATTTGGGTTCAAACGCATGTTGGCGACATGCCAATACGCTCCCCTGAAAACAACGGGTGCGAATTATATAAAAATCCGCACCCGCAAACAATGTTTATTTGTAGTTATTTTAATCAGCTCTTTTCAACTTGATTAAAATCTAATTCTACTGGTGTAGAACGACCAAATATCATCACTGATACTTTGATGCGATCTTTTTCGTAATCAACTTCTTCGATGGTGCCATTAAAGTCAGCAAATGGACCGTCACACACACGAACAACTTCACCTGGTTCATACATGACACGATGAGTTGGAGACTCGACAGTATCTTGAAGACGCTGAAGAATAGCATTAGCTTCTTTGTCAGAAATAGGTGCTGGACGATCTGATGTACCACCAATAAAGCCCATTACACGTGGGATACTTTTGACTAAATGCCAGCTATCGTCATTCATTTCCATCTGGACTAATACATAACCAGGGAAAAACTTACGTTCGCTTTTGCGACGTTGACCTGCACGCATTTCAACAACTTCTTCGGTAGGAACTAAGATCTCACCGAAGTATTCTTCCATATTGTGCATTTTGATATGTTCAAGCAGTGTTTTAAGAACACGGCCTTCATAGCCCGAAAAGGCTTGGATAACATACCATTTTTTTTTCGCTTCTGTAACTTCAGTCATTTTCAGATGCCTATACGCCAGTAATTAAATTGACAACTCTTAACAATACAGCATCAAATCCCCAAAGGATTAATGCCATAACTGCAGTAGCTGCAAGTACAATAAAGGTCGTATTTAACGCCTCTTGGCGAGTTGGCCAAACGACTTTACGCACTTCAATATGTGCTTCTCTAGCAAAAGATTGCGCTAGCTTACCCTTGCTTGTCTGCAGCGCAATGATACCAGCTATAGCGAAGGCAATAATTACCCCAGCAACACGAGCGACTACATTAGCATCTGCATAAAATTGATTGGCTATAACAGCGGCAGCAACTAGCACTGCTGCTACGCCCCACTTAACGATATCCAAAGAATTACTCTGGTTTTCAGTATTTGTTGTCATCGGTTAATTCCGTTACTCACTACGACCTGGGCTTAGCTTGGTAAACAACATATTTACCAAATCCGCATTTCCGAA from Shewanella polaris includes:
- the rplL gene encoding 50S ribosomal protein L7/L12, translated to MSITKDQMLEAFAAMSVMEVVELIEAMEEKFGVSAAAAVVSGGGDAVAAEEQTEFDVVLTSFGENKVAVIKALRSATGLGLKEAKTMAESSPIAVKEGVSKEEAATLKTDLEAAGASVEVK
- the rplJ gene encoding 50S ribosomal protein L10; this translates as MALRLEDKQAIVAEVNEAAKGALSAVVADSRGVTVGAMTGLRKAARENGVFVRVVRNTLARRAVQGTAFECLAETFTGPTLIAFSNEHPGAAARLLKDFAKGQDKFEVKGAAFEGMFIPAADIDRLAKLPTYEEALAQLMMTMKEASAGKFVRTLAALRDQKQDAA
- the rplA gene encoding 50S ribosomal protein L1, with protein sequence MAKLTKRARVIREKVDVTKMYDINEAVTLLQELATAKFVESVDVAVNLGIDPRKSDQNVRGATVLPHGTGRDVRVAVFTQGANAEAAKAAGAELVGMEDLAAQVKAGEMNFDVVIASPDAMRVVGMLGQILGPRGLMPNPKTGTVTPNVAEAVKNAKAGQVRYRNDKNGIIHTTIGKVTFTAEQLKENLESLISALKKAKPAVAKGIYIKKVSISTTMGAGVAIDQSSLEEAK
- the rplK gene encoding 50S ribosomal protein L11, encoding MAKKIEAYIKLQVAAGAANPSPPVGPALGQKGVNIMEFCKAFNARTEKFEKGMPIPVVITVFNDRSFTFETKTPPASFLLLKAAGLKSGSGRPNTEKVGTIKRSAVQEIAETKAADMTGADIEAMTRSIEGTARSMGLVVED
- the nusG gene encoding transcription termination/antitermination protein NusG, which translates into the protein MTEVTEAKKKWYVIQAFSGYEGRVLKTLLEHIKMHNMEEYFGEILVPTEEVVEMRAGQRRKSERKFFPGYVLVQMEMNDDSWHLVKSIPRVMGFIGGTSDRPAPISDKEANAILQRLQDTVESPTHRVMYEPGEVVRVCDGPFADFNGTIEEVDYEKDRIKVSVMIFGRSTPVELDFNQVEKS
- the secE gene encoding preprotein translocase subunit SecE, producing the protein MTTNTENQSNSLDIVKWGVAAVLVAAAVIANQFYADANVVARVAGVIIAFAIAGIIALQTSKGKLAQSFAREAHIEVRKVVWPTRQEALNTTFIVLAATAVMALILWGFDAVLLRVVNLITGV